From Candidatus Brocadiaceae bacterium, the proteins below share one genomic window:
- the mtnP gene encoding S-methyl-5'-thioadenosine phosphorylase, translated as MAERLIGIIGGSGLYKIEGLIDSETVTIDTPFGKPSDSFITGTLEGKKVVFLPRHGKGHTISPSELNFRANIYGMKLLGVEHIIAVSAVGSMKEDIKPLDIVIPDQFFDRTRGRVSTFFGEGIVGHVSFADPVCGILAETLYKAAQNAGARTHMGGTYLCMEGPLFSTRAESHIYRQWGVSVIGMTNLQEAKLAREAEICYSTLAMSTDYDCWHIEEEPVTLEMVMGNLNKNAEMAKKILTIAIPMIEQKRTCACATAARDAIVTSKDFIPENTKLKLDVIFGKYLR; from the coding sequence ATGGCGGAGCGGTTGATAGGCATCATCGGCGGCAGTGGTCTTTACAAAATAGAAGGCCTCATTGATAGCGAAACGGTAACAATAGACACTCCATTCGGCAAGCCTTCAGACAGTTTTATAACGGGCACACTGGAAGGAAAGAAGGTAGTATTCTTACCCAGACACGGCAAGGGACACACGATTTCTCCTTCAGAGCTCAACTTCCGGGCTAATATATATGGAATGAAGCTGCTGGGTGTGGAGCACATTATTGCCGTAAGCGCTGTAGGCAGCATGAAGGAAGATATCAAACCGCTGGACATTGTTATACCTGATCAGTTTTTCGACAGGACTCGTGGCAGAGTCAGCACGTTCTTCGGAGAAGGGATCGTAGGCCATGTAAGCTTTGCAGATCCGGTTTGTGGCATTCTTGCAGAAACTTTGTATAAGGCAGCTCAAAATGCTGGTGCACGGACACATATGGGTGGCACATATTTGTGTATGGAAGGGCCCTTGTTTTCTACCAGGGCAGAGTCACATATATACCGGCAATGGGGAGTAAGTGTTATCGGAATGACAAACCTTCAGGAGGCAAAGCTGGCAAGAGAGGCTGAAATCTGTTATAGTACCCTGGCCATGTCCACTGATTATGACTGCTGGCATATTGAGGAAGAGCCTGTTACCCTGGAAATGGTTATGGGAAACCTTAATAAAAATGCGGAAATGGCAAAGAAGATCCTTACCATAGCAATCCCGATGATAGAACAAAAAAGAACCTGTGCCTGTGCAACGGCAGCACGTGATGCTATCGTCACAAGCAAAGATTTTATTCCGGAAAATACAAAATTAAAACTCGACGTTATCTTCGGAAAATATTTAAGATAA
- the pgeF gene encoding peptidoglycan editing factor PgeF: MIEKQGNSLSLWLFRNLFDQKSIDHFISTRAGGCSNPPYDSLNLGLHVGDDKNSVITNREILAANLGAPLDNFTLTNQVHGAKVKIISDDMRGRGSIHSLEAERFSADAMITNVPNIYLMILLADCVPVLIFDRKKKVIGVIHAGWKGTVSLITQNTVKILKDTFHCSSKNLFAGIGPSIGPCCYAVGSEVVACIQEVFPDEKKLVTRKEPDGKIFFNLWEANRLQLLRMGIPEENIEISRICTSCHHIRLFSYRYQKRQTGRFGAGIMLKGTEAFFSASTKAKIV, translated from the coding sequence ATGATTGAAAAACAAGGAAACTCATTATCACTATGGCTCTTCCGGAATCTTTTTGATCAAAAAAGTATTGATCATTTCATATCGACAAGGGCAGGAGGTTGCAGCAATCCCCCGTATGACAGTCTTAATCTGGGATTGCACGTTGGAGACGATAAAAATTCTGTAATTACCAATCGGGAAATTCTTGCGGCCAACCTTGGTGCGCCTCTTGATAATTTTACACTTACCAATCAGGTGCATGGCGCGAAAGTCAAAATTATATCGGATGATATGAGAGGACGTGGATCAATTCATTCCTTGGAGGCTGAAAGATTTTCTGCCGACGCGATGATAACCAATGTGCCTAATATCTATCTTATGATTCTTCTGGCGGATTGTGTTCCTGTCCTGATATTTGATAGGAAAAAAAAGGTTATTGGGGTTATCCATGCTGGCTGGAAAGGGACTGTCAGTCTGATAACACAAAATACGGTGAAGATTTTAAAGGATACATTTCATTGTTCCTCAAAAAATCTGTTTGCAGGAATAGGTCCTTCCATTGGTCCCTGCTGTTATGCGGTTGGCTCAGAGGTGGTAGCTTGCATTCAAGAGGTATTCCCGGATGAAAAAAAATTAGTTACTCGTAAGGAACCTGATGGTAAAATTTTTTTCAATCTGTGGGAGGCAAATAGATTACAGCTCTTGCGTATGGGTATTCCGGAAGAAAATATAGAAATATCCCGGATATGTACCAGCTGTCATCATATCCGACTCTTCTCGTATCGTTATCAGAAAAGACAAACAGGGCGATTTGGAGCAGGGATAATGCTTAAGGGGACGGAAGCGTTTTTCAGCGCCTCCACAAAGGCAAAAATAGTGTAA
- the polX gene encoding DNA polymerase/3'-5' exonuclease PolX, with product MKNHEIAALFERIANVLELKGENTFRINTYHKAARVIEDLTEDIEILAASGKLIDIPGIGKGTADKVTEYLATGKMAKYEEIIKDVSEETVALMQIPGLGPKTVAMLHKELGIVTLNDVEKAIREGTLKGLFGIGDKKIENIVKGIALYKTSQQRIPIGMAYPVVNRIIEELRHNPLVGDIQTAGSLRRMKETVGDIDILASGSSGKEIIRSFVNMQGVTQTLASGDTKGSVRVEEGLQVDLRVVAADEFGAALQYFTGSKDHNVHLREIAKKKGMKISEYGIFRDGKKIGGGKEEDIYTALGMEWIPPELRENRGEIEAAQEGKLPCLIELSDIQGDLHNHSNWSDGIPTFQEMGEHAIKMGYRYLVVSDHSQSLHVAHGLREEELLKEMEEIDRLNETFHGFTLLKATEMDIKPDGSLDFPDKLLEKLDIVIASIHSGFKQDKRKITERMIAAARNPFVNIIAHPTGRLISKREGYEVDMDKVMEACAQTGTALEINCYYDRLDLNDVNCRKAKEMGVMIAISTDAHHLDQMWMMRLGVGIARRGWVEAKNVINTFPLARLKAFCKKKRRV from the coding sequence GTGAAAAACCATGAAATTGCAGCGCTGTTTGAAAGAATTGCCAATGTATTAGAACTCAAAGGTGAAAATACGTTCCGCATTAATACCTACCACAAGGCAGCCAGGGTAATAGAGGATTTGACCGAGGATATAGAAATACTTGCAGCATCGGGAAAATTAATTGATATCCCAGGCATTGGGAAAGGCACGGCTGATAAGGTTACTGAATATCTCGCTACAGGGAAGATGGCAAAATATGAGGAGATTATAAAGGACGTTTCTGAAGAAACGGTTGCACTCATGCAGATCCCTGGCTTAGGACCAAAGACAGTTGCCATGTTACACAAAGAATTAGGGATTGTTACTCTAAACGATGTGGAAAAAGCTATTCGGGAGGGAACGTTAAAGGGACTGTTTGGCATAGGAGATAAGAAGATTGAGAACATTGTCAAGGGAATAGCGCTCTATAAAACAAGTCAGCAGAGAATACCCATTGGTATGGCATATCCTGTTGTTAATAGAATAATTGAGGAACTCCGCCATAACCCGTTGGTCGGGGACATTCAAACGGCAGGTTCTTTACGCAGGATGAAGGAGACCGTTGGAGACATTGATATCCTTGCATCCGGTTCAAGCGGGAAGGAAATTATTCGGTCGTTTGTCAACATGCAGGGGGTAACGCAGACATTAGCGTCAGGGGATACTAAGGGAAGTGTTCGGGTGGAAGAAGGTCTGCAGGTAGATCTTCGAGTAGTTGCCGCGGATGAATTTGGAGCTGCATTGCAGTACTTTACCGGTTCGAAGGATCATAATGTTCACCTCCGTGAGATCGCAAAGAAGAAGGGGATGAAGATTAGCGAGTATGGCATTTTCCGGGATGGCAAAAAGATTGGAGGAGGAAAGGAAGAGGATATATATACGGCATTGGGGATGGAATGGATTCCTCCTGAATTAAGGGAAAACAGAGGAGAGATTGAGGCGGCGCAAGAGGGGAAGTTGCCTTGTCTGATTGAGCTGTCAGATATACAGGGAGACCTTCATAACCACTCCAACTGGAGTGACGGCATTCCTACCTTTCAAGAGATGGGTGAGCATGCTATTAAAATGGGCTATCGATATCTTGTGGTATCGGATCATTCGCAGTCGCTTCATGTGGCGCACGGTCTCAGGGAAGAGGAACTTCTTAAGGAGATGGAAGAAATAGACAGACTCAATGAGACGTTCCACGGTTTTACCTTGTTAAAGGCAACGGAAATGGACATTAAGCCGGATGGTTCTCTGGATTTTCCCGATAAACTTCTTGAAAAACTTGATATCGTTATAGCCTCCATTCACAGTGGATTTAAGCAGGATAAGAGAAAAATTACAGAACGAATGATTGCCGCCGCCCGTAATCCCTTTGTAAATATCATCGCTCATCCGACAGGGCGTTTGATCAGCAAGCGTGAAGGGTACGAGGTGGATATGGATAAGGTTATGGAAGCCTGTGCGCAGACAGGTACCGCCCTTGAAATTAATTGCTATTATGACCGGCTTGACCTGAACGATGTCAATTGCAGAAAAGCGAAAGAGATGGGGGTTATGATTGCCATTAGTACAGATGCTCATCATCTGGATCAGATGTGGATGATGCGGTTGGGAGTAGGGATAGCACGGCGGGGCTGGGTTGAAGCGAAAAATGTAATCAACACTTTCCCCCTTGCCAGGTTAAAGGCTTTTTGTAAGAAAAAAAGAAGGGTTTGA
- a CDS encoding HU family DNA-binding protein has product MNKQTLIESVANDLETSKAQGEKALNAVLDNIKKGLKKDKNVQLIGFGTFLIKTRKARKARNPQTGEIIKVKASKTVGFRVGKKLKESI; this is encoded by the coding sequence TTGAATAAGCAAACTTTAATCGAATCTGTGGCAAATGATTTGGAAACCTCAAAGGCGCAGGGAGAAAAGGCGTTAAACGCTGTATTAGATAACATAAAAAAGGGCTTAAAGAAAGATAAGAACGTTCAGTTGATAGGATTTGGAACCTTTTTGATCAAGACAAGAAAAGCCAGAAAGGCAAGGAATCCGCAAACAGGGGAAATAATCAAAGTCAAGGCAAGTAAGACCGTTGGTTTCAGGGTGGGCAAGAAATTAAAGGAATCGATCTGA